A single region of the Oscillospiraceae bacterium genome encodes:
- a CDS encoding DUF4093 domain-containing protein: MERIREVIVVEGKYDKNVLRQVVDATVLTTDGFSIFKDHEKKKLLMRLAEERGLIILTDGDGAGFVIRNHLKGLLPKGRVKHAYIPDVRGRERRKKTGGRAGLLGVEGMRPEVLLDALRRAGATVETGSQAPRGDLIKADLMEDGLSGRPDSAARRAALLSALGLPAQMTANALLEVLNLLCDRTAYKALVAALPRPEEGERGADPAGGVWSLP; this comes from the coding sequence GTGGAGCGCATACGGGAAGTGATCGTCGTGGAGGGGAAGTACGACAAAAACGTGCTGCGGCAGGTGGTGGACGCCACCGTCCTCACGACGGACGGGTTCTCCATTTTTAAGGACCATGAGAAGAAAAAGCTGCTGATGAGGCTGGCGGAGGAGCGCGGCCTCATCATTCTGACGGATGGGGACGGCGCCGGCTTTGTCATCCGCAATCATTTGAAGGGCCTGCTGCCGAAAGGCCGGGTCAAACACGCTTACATCCCCGATGTGAGAGGCCGGGAGCGCCGCAAGAAAACCGGAGGCCGGGCGGGTCTGCTCGGTGTGGAGGGCATGCGCCCGGAGGTGCTGCTCGACGCGTTGCGGCGGGCCGGGGCCACGGTGGAGACCGGGAGCCAGGCGCCCCGCGGCGACCTTATCAAGGCGGATCTCATGGAGGACGGCCTCTCCGGCCGGCCCGACAGCGCAGCGCGGCGGGCCGCGCTGCTCAGCGCGCTGGGTCTGCCCGCGCAGATGACGGCCAACGCTCTGTTGGAGGTTCTCAATCTGCTCTGTGACCGGACGGCTTACAAGGCGCTGGTCGCCGCACTGCCGCGGCCGGAGGAAGGCGAACGCGGGGCAGATCCGGCAGGGGGGGTTTGGAGCTTGCCATAA